The Desulfatibacillum aliphaticivorans DSM 15576 genome segment TGGAAATCTTTTCCGCAACGGATCAATTCGTCATTACCTATAACGGGCAAACTTATTACCTGGATAATACCGTCTACTACCAGTTCGAGCCATATAGCATTACAGGTGGAACAGGCGCCACCTGGTCGGGCAACCGGTACACATCCACCGTGTATACGGACGACGGCCTGGAGCCCAACCATGAGTACCTGTATACTGCTTTCGCTCATGACGGCGCCGGACACAGAACAGACAGAATAGACGGTGCGTATGCGGTCACTCTGGCCCGGACGCCGGGCCCGGGGGATTTTTCCGCAACCAATGAAAATGAAATCCTGGTTGTCTGGTCCCCGAACGGCAACCCGGATCACACCGAATATTATTGCGAAAATATTGGAACCGGCGATGTTTCGGGCTGGATAACGCAGACTCAATGGTCCAATTCCGGACTTGCATCGGATCAATTTTACAAATTCCGGGTTAAGGCGAAAAATTTGGATGGTGTGGAGACGGAATGGAAATCTTTGGGCAACGCCTGCCTGGGGACATGCCCCGGCAATGTCAACAAAGATTATCGGATAGACGTCGCCGACGCCATCCTGTGCCTGCAGGTTGCGGCGGGCCTGACGCCGGAAGGCATGGATAAAAACACGGCAATCGACGCCGAATTACAAGTTGGGCTTGACGAAGCCCTGTATATTTTGCAAATTGAGAGCGAATTCAGATAAAGCGGAATTAATATTACTGAGGGGAAAAATGAATCGCCTTCTATTACCGGCCGTATGTTCGGCCATACGCAGTCCCTTATTCCTGATTGCAATCTTGACAATTTGCCTTGCCCTTCCGCTTTCTTCATGGGCGGCAGCGCCCTGCCAGTTTTCCGTCTCCCATTTTAAAGACAAGCAATCCAACCTGGGTATGCCCGTCCTATTGGAAGCCAAATTGGTCGATGCGTCGGGCGATCCCATCTATAACGCCGCAATCTATTTTGATATCTATTATGACGGCGCATGGCGTATAATTAACGAAGATGACGGCGGCTATCCAACGGACTACTTAGGCGTAGCAAAAACCTTCTATTATGTGGATTCCGCATTCCCGGAAGGCGATTATCCCATTCGCGCCCGTTTTGACGGCGACGCCTCTTTTGACCCTGCCTCCATTCAAAAAACGCTGACAGCCAATCTGGCCGGAGTCACCTTTGCTTTGTTTTTAAACGGGGACAATAATCTGGAGCCCTATGCCATTGAAGATTTTTACGACGAACTGCATCCGCAGGGAACCAACGAGTACATAAACTTCATCGTTCTATTCGATAGAATCAACGGCTATGACTGGACCCATGACAATTGGTTCGGAACCAGGATGTATGTCGTCACCCCCGACACGGTGCGCTCGGACGTGTATTTGTATCAGGATTGGGGGGAGCAAAACATGGGCGACCAATCCACCTTGCAAGCATTTGCGGAAACCGCCTTTACGGATTTTCCCGCGGAGCATTCGGTGCTGGTGCTTTGGGATCACGGCAGCGGTTGGCAGGGAGAATACAAGTCTTTGCCAGCGGAGGAACGGGACGCCCCTTTCACCGGCGCGGAAATGGAGCTGCCCTTGCCGCCCCACGTGGCAGCCCGATTGGCTTCCAAAAAGTCAACGGCTCCGCCCGCAGGGGAGGATGAGAAAACTTTCCCCGTTAAGGCGATAAGCTACGACAACACCTCCGGCAGCGACAGCCTGAGCCTGACCGAAGTTTCCGGCGCCATTGAAGGGACAGGGCTGACCGTGGATGTCGTCGCCATGGACGCCTGCCTCATGGGCATGGTGGAAGTGGCTTACGAGTTGAGGAATGTCGCCCGCTATTTCGTGGCGTCAGGCGACAACGTCAGCGCCAAAGGCTTTGATTACGCGGATATAGGCCAGAGGCTAACGGCGGACAATGCTCCCGACGCCCGATCCCTTGCTTCGGCGCTTGTCGACTCTTACGAGAATTTTTACGGCTCATACGACTACATGGCAACCCTTTCCGCCTGGGACCTGACCCTTATGGCGCCTTTTTTCAGCGCCCTGGAAAACTTCTCCTCCGTCCTGCTGGAAAAAATGGACCTAATCCCTTTTGCTGAAAGGGCCGATTTCTACCTTGCAACCGAAAATATGATCCAGGGCCCCCTCTATTTGGACCTGGGCTCCCTGGCTTACCACGCCCAACAGGAAATCTCGGACGCTCAAGTGATTTCCGCAGCGGCGGATTTGGAAAGCCAGGTGCTTGGAGCCGCTTGCGTCAACTATTTCGTCCATGACGGCTATTACGGCAGTTACAAATACACGGACAAAACCAGCATGCGGGGACTGACAATCTATTTGCCTCCTCCGGATTACTGGGATCACAGTTACACCTATCCCCAGGTATTGAGTTTTACGGACCTTTCATGGAACCAAACCGTTCGTCTGTTATTGGACTCAACGCCTCCTGCTGCGGAAAATTCTTTGGAATGGGCAAAGGCCCCCTACGCTGTCAACGAGTCATCCATTGCCATGGAGTCCTTTTCCGCTGTCGATCAATGGGAAAACCCCGTCTATTATCAATTTTCGTTCACCCAAAGCCCCACCGGCGGGACGGGCGGAAACGATTCGGACAGCCGATACGAGTCCACGGCCTATACGGATGACGGCCTGGAGCCCAACCATCAATACTGCTACACGGTCTACGCTTATGACGGGGCAGGAAACCCGACTGAAACGATCGCTGAGGCTTGCGCAGTCACCCTGGCTCTGGCGCCGGGAGCAGGCGCCTTGCAACCAAAAGGCTGCGACAAAATTGAGGCCGCCTGGGACACAGGGGGCAACCCGGAAGGCACGGAGTATTTTTGCGAAAACATAACCACTGGAGAAGCCTCGGGCTGGACCGCGGACGCCCAATGGACCAGCAGCGGACTTGCGACCAAAAACGCTTATACCTTCCGCGTCAAAGCCAGAAACTCCGAATATGTAGAGACGGACTGGGTGAGCCTGGGCGATTGCGAAACCGGGGTGTGTCACGGGGACGCCAATGCAGACGGCGCCCTTAGCCTGGCTGACGCCATAGTATGCCTGCAGGTTGTTGCGGGCTTAGAGCCCGTAGGCTTGGATAAAAGCGCCGCAATTGACGCACTGCAGCAAATCGGGCTTGACGAAGCCCTGTATATTTTGCAAATTGAGGGCGAATCCAGATAGGGAGGGTTTAATCTTTTACGGAGGGGAAAAATGAATCGCCGTCAATTTCTG includes the following:
- a CDS encoding clostripain-related cysteine peptidase gives rise to the protein MTICLALPLSSWAAAPCQFSVSHFKDKQSNLGMPVLLEAKLVDASGDPIYNAAIYFDIYYDGAWRIINEDDGGYPTDYLGVAKTFYYVDSAFPEGDYPIRARFDGDASFDPASIQKTLTANLAGVTFALFLNGDNNLEPYAIEDFYDELHPQGTNEYINFIVLFDRINGYDWTHDNWFGTRMYVVTPDTVRSDVYLYQDWGEQNMGDQSTLQAFAETAFTDFPAEHSVLVLWDHGSGWQGEYKSLPAEERDAPFTGAEMELPLPPHVAARLASKKSTAPPAGEDEKTFPVKAISYDNTSGSDSLSLTEVSGAIEGTGLTVDVVAMDACLMGMVEVAYELRNVARYFVASGDNVSAKGFDYADIGQRLTADNAPDARSLASALVDSYENFYGSYDYMATLSAWDLTLMAPFFSALENFSSVLLEKMDLIPFAERADFYLATENMIQGPLYLDLGSLAYHAQQEISDAQVISAAADLESQVLGAACVNYFVHDGYYGSYKYTDKTSMRGLTIYLPPPDYWDHSYTYPQVLSFTDLSWNQTVRLLLDSTPPAAENSLEWAKAPYAVNESSIAMESFSAVDQWENPVYYQFSFTQSPTGGTGGNDSDSRYESTAYTDDGLEPNHQYCYTVYAYDGAGNPTETIAEACAVTLALAPGAGALQPKGCDKIEAAWDTGGNPEGTEYFCENITTGEASGWTADAQWTSSGLATKNAYTFRVKARNSEYVETDWVSLGDCETGVCHGDANADGALSLADAIVCLQVVAGLEPVGLDKSAAIDALQQIGLDEALYILQIEGESR